In Acidaminococcus fermentans DSM 20731, one genomic interval encodes:
- a CDS encoding heavy-metal-associated domain-containing protein — protein MEKELKVNGMMCVNCQKHVHDALAAMAGVSAVDVNLEKGTAKVTADREISQDEFKKVIEDAGYELA, from the coding sequence ATGGAAAAAGAACTGAAAGTCAACGGAATGATGTGTGTGAACTGCCAGAAACATGTCCATGATGCCCTGGCCGCCATGGCCGGTGTATCCGCCGTGGACGTGAACCTGGAAAAAGGCACCGCCAAAGTGACCGCGGACCGGGAAATCTCCCAGGACGAATTCAAAAAGGTCATCGAAGACGCAGGGTACGAGCTGGCGTAA
- the ileS gene encoding isoleucine--tRNA ligase, whose amino-acid sequence MRAGLPKREPDFLDFWYKNDIYGEKQKLHAGHKKFVLHDGPPYANGKIHMGHALNKVLKDIIIKYKYAQGYDTPYVPGWDTHGMPIEHACLKATGVDRHKLSPVELRKMCREYALQWIDTQRKDFKRLGVLGDWDHPYVTLDPHFEAEQIRVFGTMANKGYIYKGKKTVYWCPHCETALAEAEIEYADQKTPTIFVKMPLVKDNGLTPEAAQGKKAYMVIWTTTPWTIPANVAVALNPDFDYAWVEYNGEVLIMAADMVDKVAQECGVEFGPVLGTIKGRAFEYAECEHPFPEYNHRKSLVVLADYVDKEAGSGCVHTAPGHGDVDYLTGLKYNLPILCPVDQKGCFTEEAGELFQGKFVFDSNGLVIKHLAEQNAILGKKTIHHQYAHCWRCKNPIIFRASEQWFASVDGFRDDALKAIAEDVQWIPSWGESRIHNMVADRHDWCISRQRVWGVPIPIFYCEDCGEPLINEETVEKIATIFDKEGSDAWWNHTAEELLPEGTKCPKCGGTHFRKEKDIMDVWFDSGSSHMGVCKRRPELSWPADMYLEGSDQHRGWFQSSLLTSVAVTGKAPYRSVLTHGYVLDGEGRKMSKSLGNVVVPQEVIDQYGADIVRLWAASSDYKQDVRISPVILKQLAEAYRKVRNTIRYILGNTHDFDYETQKVAFAEMEELDQWALMRFEALKKDVTEAYETYDFHVLFHAIHDFCTVDMSSFYLDIIKDRLYTSRKDGKARRSAQTAMTQILRELMVMLMPVLSFTMEEVYQYMNKPADAPQSVQMLPWPQAHPEYVKEDLKAKWDAFIAIRGEITKVLEGARRAKTIGHSLDAKVELFATGDALAELKAVEKDLPTLLIVSQAEVHEGLTDAGEATGRDDLKVLVEAAEGEKCERCWCYSKTVGQDPQHPTLCAKCCEAVE is encoded by the coding sequence ACGATATCTATGGAGAAAAACAGAAACTCCATGCAGGCCACAAGAAGTTCGTCCTCCATGACGGACCTCCCTACGCCAACGGCAAGATCCACATGGGCCATGCCCTGAACAAGGTCCTGAAGGACATCATCATCAAATACAAATACGCCCAGGGGTATGACACCCCCTATGTCCCCGGCTGGGATACCCACGGCATGCCCATCGAACATGCCTGCCTGAAGGCCACCGGCGTGGACCGTCACAAGCTGTCCCCGGTGGAACTGCGGAAAATGTGCCGGGAATATGCCCTCCAGTGGATCGATACCCAGCGGAAGGATTTCAAACGGCTGGGTGTGCTGGGTGACTGGGACCATCCCTATGTGACTCTGGATCCCCATTTCGAAGCGGAACAGATCCGGGTGTTCGGCACCATGGCCAACAAAGGCTACATCTACAAAGGCAAGAAGACCGTATACTGGTGCCCTCACTGCGAAACGGCCCTGGCGGAAGCGGAAATCGAATATGCCGACCAGAAGACTCCGACCATTTTCGTGAAGATGCCTCTGGTGAAGGACAACGGGCTGACCCCGGAAGCCGCCCAGGGCAAAAAAGCCTATATGGTGATCTGGACCACCACCCCCTGGACCATTCCCGCCAACGTGGCTGTGGCCCTGAACCCGGACTTTGACTATGCCTGGGTGGAATACAATGGGGAAGTGCTGATCATGGCTGCCGATATGGTGGACAAAGTGGCCCAGGAATGCGGCGTGGAATTCGGGCCGGTGCTGGGGACCATCAAAGGCCGTGCCTTTGAATATGCGGAATGCGAACATCCCTTCCCGGAATACAACCACCGGAAATCCCTGGTGGTACTGGCGGACTATGTGGACAAGGAAGCCGGTTCCGGCTGCGTCCATACAGCTCCCGGCCATGGGGACGTGGACTATCTCACCGGTCTGAAATACAATCTGCCCATCCTGTGCCCGGTGGACCAGAAAGGCTGCTTCACGGAAGAAGCAGGGGAACTGTTCCAGGGCAAGTTCGTCTTTGACAGCAACGGCCTGGTGATCAAGCACCTGGCGGAACAGAATGCCATCCTGGGCAAAAAGACTATCCATCACCAGTACGCCCACTGCTGGCGCTGCAAGAACCCCATCATCTTCCGGGCTTCCGAGCAGTGGTTCGCTTCTGTGGACGGGTTCCGGGACGATGCCCTGAAGGCCATTGCGGAGGATGTCCAGTGGATCCCCAGCTGGGGTGAATCCCGGATCCACAACATGGTGGCCGACCGCCATGACTGGTGCATTTCCCGGCAGAGAGTCTGGGGCGTGCCCATCCCCATCTTCTACTGCGAAGACTGTGGGGAACCCCTGATCAACGAAGAAACCGTGGAAAAGATTGCCACCATCTTCGACAAGGAAGGCAGCGATGCCTGGTGGAACCATACGGCGGAAGAACTGCTGCCGGAAGGGACCAAATGCCCCAAATGCGGCGGCACCCATTTCCGGAAGGAAAAGGACATTATGGATGTGTGGTTCGACAGCGGTTCCTCCCACATGGGGGTCTGCAAGCGCCGTCCGGAACTGAGCTGGCCCGCTGACATGTACCTGGAAGGCAGCGACCAGCACAGAGGCTGGTTCCAGAGCTCTCTGCTGACTTCCGTGGCCGTGACCGGCAAGGCTCCCTACCGGAGCGTGCTGACCCACGGCTACGTGCTGGACGGGGAAGGCCGGAAGATGAGCAAATCCCTGGGGAACGTGGTGGTGCCCCAGGAAGTCATCGACCAGTATGGTGCCGACATCGTCCGTCTGTGGGCCGCTTCTTCCGACTACAAACAGGACGTGCGGATCTCTCCGGTGATCCTGAAACAGCTGGCGGAAGCCTACCGGAAAGTCCGGAACACCATCCGGTACATCCTGGGGAACACCCACGATTTCGACTACGAAACCCAGAAGGTGGCGTTCGCAGAGATGGAAGAACTGGATCAGTGGGCCCTGATGCGCTTCGAAGCCCTGAAGAAGGACGTGACCGAAGCCTACGAAACCTACGATTTCCATGTGCTGTTCCATGCCATCCATGATTTCTGCACCGTGGACATGAGCTCCTTCTACCTGGATATCATCAAGGACCGTCTGTACACCAGCCGGAAGGACGGCAAGGCCCGCCGGTCTGCCCAGACCGCCATGACCCAGATCCTCCGGGAACTGATGGTGATGCTGATGCCGGTGCTGAGCTTCACCATGGAAGAAGTCTACCAATATATGAACAAGCCGGCTGACGCCCCCCAGAGCGTGCAGATGCTGCCCTGGCCCCAGGCCCATCCGGAATATGTGAAGGAAGACCTGAAGGCCAAATGGGATGCCTTCATCGCCATCCGGGGCGAAATCACCAAAGTGCTGGAAGGGGCCCGCCGGGCCAAGACCATCGGCCATTCCCTGGATGCCAAGGTGGAACTGTTCGCCACCGGGGATGCCCTGGCGGAACTGAAGGCGGTGGAAAAAGATCTGCCCACCCTGCTGATCGTTTCCCAGGCGGAAGTCCACGAAGGACTCACCGACGCCGGGGAAGCCACTGGCCGGGACGACCTGAAGGTGCTGGTGGAAGCCGCCGAAGGGGAGAAATGCGAACGGTGCTGGTGCTACAGCAAGACCGTGGGCCAGGATCCCCAGCATCCCACCCTCTGCGCCAAGTGCTGCGAAGCGGTGGAGTGA
- a CDS encoding metal-sensing transcriptional repressor, whose translation MEHLKTVRDKDCKEYQDLITRLNRIEGQVRGVKKMLEEDRYCVDILTQVSAISNGLNAFNKKLLANHIKSCVVNDIRAGDDSVVDELCETLQKLMK comes from the coding sequence ATGGAACATCTGAAGACAGTACGGGACAAGGACTGCAAGGAATATCAGGACCTGATTACCCGGCTGAACCGGATCGAAGGCCAGGTGCGGGGAGTGAAAAAAATGCTGGAAGAGGACCGGTACTGTGTGGACATCCTGACCCAGGTCAGTGCCATCAGCAACGGGCTCAATGCCTTCAATAAAAAGCTCCTGGCCAACCACATCAAGTCCTGTGTGGTGAACGATATCCGGGCCGGGGATGATTCTGTAGTGGATGAGCTGTGCGAAACCCTGCAGAAACTGATGAAATGA